The genomic segment GCAAGAGCTTGGCTTTAGCGTAAATATTTCGCCAGACTTTATGGGGCTAATGCTATTTATTGGCATTCCACTCGCCATTATGGCGGCAACATTACAATTGTTTGTGTCATTTATGGCCAAAACATTTAAAGAGGCTCAGTCCTATCTCACCATGGTGCTGTTTGTACCGCTCGCCTTATCTATGGCAGCAAGCTACAACATCGCCCCTGATGTACTGGAATGGTTACCTGTTTCAGGCCAGCAGCAAGCCTTAATGGCCTTTATTAAAGGACGCGAAATCCCGATGCTGCAATTACTGGTGTCATCTGCAGCCACACTGGTACTGTCAATTGCACTTGCATTTGGTTTAGAAAAACTGCTGAAAAGTGAAAAAGTGGTATTTGGTTTGTAGCCTATGCCCTCGGGCTGGTTCAACTCACCTTGAACCAGTCCACTCAATCTAGACAAGGAGTCCATCATGGAACAAGAATACGCAATCTTAGCATTAGTCATCATCATCACCGTGGGCACCACTGCCACAGAAATGTTTAAGCATTATGTAAAGTCAAAAACGAGCAACTTAGCGGATAACCATAGCCATGAGTTAGACGCGCTACGCCAGCAAAATAACGAGCTCAAGCAACGTATTGCCACGCTAGAGAAAATTGTCACTGAGCCAGAGTATGATTTAAAGCAGCAAATTAATTCACTTTAATTGGCACTCAAAGCCCAAAAAGTATCGCTAGCAGCAGGTATGAGTATTAAATTTTTGTCGATAAGCACGCGGGCTTAACGTGGTGAGTTGGATGAATAGTTTTCTAAATGAGCTAACATCCTCATACCCGACCCGCTCGACAATTTGCTCAATGGCCAATTCTGTTGTTTCTAGCAATCTTTTTGCTTCATCTACTCGAAGGCGCTGCATATAGCTCGCTGGCGTTTCATTCACGGCTTTTTTAAAGCGCCTAATCAACGTGCGTTTGCCTACAGCAAATTTATCTGCAATATCATCTAGTAGCCAATGTCGGCTCAAATCAGCCTGCATCCATCGCTGTACGTTATGTATTAATTCATCTTTATGCTGTTCAGGATTAATCGCCATTGTCATAAAGGGTTGTTGAGAGCTGCGATTAGGATCGATCAGCAATATTTTCGCCATCTGCTGCGCCATTTGTTCACCTGCTAAAATCGAAATAAGATGCAGCGCTAAGCTTAAATTGGAAGTTGTCGCACCTGCGGTATGTATATGCCCATCAGACACCACCAATGAATCCATACATAACTGCACATCTTTAAAGTTGCGCTCAAACATCTCGCTAAGCCACCAAACCGTTGTTGCGCGCCTTTGGTTTAATAAGCCAGATGCAGCAAGTAATAATGTTGCTGAACAATAAGCTGCAACGGGCTTTTCAGCAGCCGAAAAGCGCGACAGTGGTGCTATTAAAGGTTCAAAATCGGTTAAAAATGCTTGAAATTCAGTTCGGTTAGTCACAAATGCAGAGGCGAGTATGACGGCATCAGCCTGCAAAATATCATCAGGATGCGCTAGCCCTTTGGCTGGCACTTCAAAACCTTGATTGGTTTTTACATTATGACCGTCAGCTGAAATCACATGACAGTGAAACAAGTCTTCTTTGACATCCTGATTAATACGGCGCCAATAGGCATTACAAAAACTAAATACATCTAAAAAGCTCACCAGACCACTCGCCACCACGTTACCCGCCGCTAAAATATAAATTGTTTTCATCACGACCCCAAAATGTCACTTTTGACTTTATATTTGTCAATAATGACACTTAAAATCGATTTGTCTAGTTTTTATACTGTTAATCACAGTGAGTCATTAGCAGTAAGGACACAAGTCATGAAAAAAGTCAGCCAGCATATAATTATCAGTCTGAGTTATCTCGCCGTCAGTTGGGGATTATTACTATCAGTAAACTTCAATACGCCGCCCAATGTATTTACTCACCTGATAGCGATTCCCTTTCTCGCCATATTTACTGGCTATAGCGCCCACTTAATCTTTAGAAAAGGGTTGTAACAGTTATTGAAAGCCCATAAAAAAGCGCATTGCAGGCTAACATCCCGCAATACGCTTAATAATGACTACTAGGTGAGTAATCTAGATAACCTGAAATCGGCTTAAAAAGTTATTTTGCTTTCGGTCTGAATGGCTTAATCACAGACTCATCACACTCTAAAAATGGACCATCCATTAAATCAATGCAGTATGGAATTGCTGGGAATACCGCATCTAAACATTCACGAATTGATTTTGGCTTGCCAGGTAAGTTAACAATCAGTGAGTCACCTCGTAAACCAGCTGTTTGGCGAGATAAAATAGCTGTAGGCACAAACTTTAATGATTCAGCGCGCATTAGCTCGCCAAAGCCTGGCATCATGCGATCACATACTGCTTCTGTCGCTTCAGGAGTCACATCACGCTTCGCAGGACCTGTTCCACCGGTGGTCACAATCAGACTACAATTTTGTTCGTCAGCCATTTCAATCAATGTGGCTTCAATCACTGCAGTTTCGTCAGGAATAACCTTATAAACAGGTTCCCACTCTGATGTTAAATATTCATTTAGCACATCAATAATGGCTTTTCCCGATAAATCTTCATACACACCTGCACTTGCACGGTCACTTACCGTAACAATACCGATTTTAGCTTTGGTCATGACGAGGTCCTTAAACTTGATCATTAAAATTACTGTAAGACTAAATGGATTTTTAGACTTTAGATGCGGCTAAAATACCACAATTTTATCGCTGAAGCGGAGAGATTGATCAAGAGTTACAGCGATGAAAGCTATAAACGGCTGGCAAACCAATATCTGGGTTTCCAATACACATTATCCATACTCGAAATCATCACGCCTTTTTTAGTCGAAACATGCAAAAAACGATGGCCAGATAAATACACCCCAACATGACGACCACGTCCTGTGGTTTTGAAAAAGACTAAGTCACCGCTTTGAAGATCACGCTTATTAATGCGTGTACCCAGGTGAGTTTGCCCTTGCACTGTGCGTGGCAAACTTGGGCCGACGAGATCTTGATAAGCCACATACACTAACCCTGAACAATCTAACCCTTTTTTAGTCAGCCCACCTAAACGATAAGGTGTCCCTTGCCATTGCTGATGAAACTGCAGCAGTCGTGCTTCATTCCATAAGCGTTCATCAGCT from the Shewanella japonica genome contains:
- a CDS encoding GlxA family transcriptional regulator, whose translation is MKTIYILAAGNVVASGLVSFLDVFSFCNAYWRRINQDVKEDLFHCHVISADGHNVKTNQGFEVPAKGLAHPDDILQADAVILASAFVTNRTEFQAFLTDFEPLIAPLSRFSAAEKPVAAYCSATLLLAASGLLNQRRATTVWWLSEMFERNFKDVQLCMDSLVVSDGHIHTAGATTSNLSLALHLISILAGEQMAQQMAKILLIDPNRSSQQPFMTMAINPEQHKDELIHNVQRWMQADLSRHWLLDDIADKFAVGKRTLIRRFKKAVNETPASYMQRLRVDEAKRLLETTELAIEQIVERVGYEDVSSFRKLFIQLTTLSPRAYRQKFNTHTCC
- the mog gene encoding molybdopterin adenylyltransferase — its product is MTKAKIGIVTVSDRASAGVYEDLSGKAIIDVLNEYLTSEWEPVYKVIPDETAVIEATLIEMADEQNCSLIVTTGGTGPAKRDVTPEATEAVCDRMMPGFGELMRAESLKFVPTAILSRQTAGLRGDSLIVNLPGKPKSIRECLDAVFPAIPYCIDLMDGPFLECDESVIKPFRPKAK
- a CDS encoding C40 family peptidase encodes the protein MVLRAVITFVCFFLTACAAQVDLPLPTGTQASTDIPKADERLWNEARLLQFHQQWQGTPYRLGGLTKKGLDCSGLVYVAYQDLVGPSLPRTVQGQTHLGTRINKRDLQSGDLVFFKTTGRGRHVGVYLSGHRFLHVSTKKGVMISSMDNVYWKPRYWFASRL